A part of Loxodonta africana isolate mLoxAfr1 chromosome 11, mLoxAfr1.hap2, whole genome shotgun sequence genomic DNA contains:
- the SRRM5 gene encoding serine/arginine repetitive matrix protein 5 encodes MQPARGTCCSTLTYIITGATGCRRRLSDLTSATGDSPLFNTPAMHLHLRACASLSADGPKLPPSHLLRDTLASLSNQQPLPSPPSTPDSALFSLRLWFTVYDIYLCVCSLPVPEGSDFLRFTAVSPASRADHSPFVPTMPSPPVSSSKPSMSPASTGPSRPTTSPRPPDSLKTTLTAMPNTSSVPTKPSTAPNSVTSPSSSKSTRSTSTRTPSNQPSSRSRVRSKARTASRASTETKASKASEARRHRQKGTRSRGRTPGRRGSRNPNRSPSRASTPSRMRTHGARPGMPSRVRTPTSQHKHHGGRSHSRPGTTNQERNDSQPITLIREKSYSPPGASGVGSNSRVAAIPSRAKSYSPTRTAIKEKNYSHSPSSPRRVKSYNQMITSSTERSHSPPKLSGTVMSYHQPSACSRTRSHSQSRTPSRARSHSRSRTPSRTRSHSR; translated from the exons ATGCAGCCAGCCAGGGGCACCTGCTGCTCCACCCTCACTTACATCATCACAGGGGCCACAGGCTGCAGGCGCCGCCTCTCTGACCTCACCTCAGCCACTGGGGACTCCCCACTGTTCAACACCCCGGCGATGCACCTCCACCTCAGAGCCTGTGCCTCCCTCTCCGCAGATGGACCAaaactccctccctcccaccttctcagaGACACCCTGGCCAGCCTGTCTAACCAGCAacccctccccagccctccctCCACACCGGactctgctttattttctctccGTCTCTGGTTCACTGTCTACGATATTTACTTGTGTGTTTGTTCGCTGCCTGTCCCTGAGGGCAGCGACTTCCTCCgcttcactgctgtatccccggCATCTAGAGCA GACCACAGCCCTTTTGTGCCTACCATGCCTTCTCCACCTGTGAGCTCCTCAAAGCCCAGCATGTCTCCAGCATCCACTGGACCTTCCAGGCCCACCACGTCTCCCAGGCCTCCTGACTCCTTGAAGACCACCTTAACAGCAATGCCCAACACCTCCTCAGTGCCTACCAAGCCATCGACAGCCCCCAACTCGGTCACGAGCCCAAGCAGTTCCAAGTCCACCAGATCAACAAGTACAAGGACGCCTTCTAACCAGCCCAGCAGTAGGTCCCGGGTCCGGAGCAAGGCCAGAACAGCCAGCAGGGCCAGCACTGAGACCAAGGCCAGCAAGGCCAGTGAGGCAAGACGCCACCGCCAGAAGGGCACACGCAGCCGGGGCAGAACGCCTGGTAGAAGGGGAAGCCGCAACCCCAACAGATCACCCAGCAGGGCCAGCACTCCCAGCAGGATGAGAACTCACGGGGCCAGACCAGGTATGCCCAGCAGAGTGAGAACTCCTACTTCCCAGCATAAACACCATGGGGGGAGGAGTCACAGCCGGCCTGGGACCACCAACCAGGAGAGGAATGACAGTCAGCCTATAACTTTGATCAGGGAGAAGAGTTACAGCCCACCAGGGGCCTCAGGTGTGGGAAGCAATTCCAGAGTGGCTGCCATCCCCAGCAGGGCAAAGAGTTACAGCCCGACTAGAACTGCCATCAAGGAGAAGAATTACAGCCATTCTCCATCATCACCAAGGAGAGTGAAGAGTTACAATCAGATGATCACGTCCAGTACAGAAAGGAGTCACAGCCCGCCTAAGCTGTCTGGCACTGTTATGAGTTACCATCAGCCTAGTGCATGCAGCAGGACCAGAAGTCACAGCCAGTCTAGGACCCCCAGCAGAGCCAGAAGTCACAGTCGGTCTAGGACCCCCAGCAGAACCAGAAGTCACAGCCG ATAG